The Triticum urartu cultivar G1812 unplaced genomic scaffold, Tu2.1 TuUngrouped_contig_6701, whole genome shotgun sequence sequence CTTGATTAGTACATGAAGTGGTGCTGATATTACTTTGTTTGCGCTCGAGTATTCAGTTCATCACAAGTTTGTTTGTGTGCTAATTCCAACCTCAGCTCGTCCACCATCTTGGCTTCTAGGCTTGTCGTCGAGGAGCGCACGGATCTCCTCTACGTGGGTGACGGACCCTGGGAGCCTGGTGTCGATGATGTCGTGGAGCCATGGGCGACGGACCCTGGGAGCCTGGTGTCGATGATGTCGTGGAGCCAAGGCGCCACCGCAACTCAACCCCGCCGCACCTAGAAGCATCCCACCACCTCTGTGCGTAACTCCTCTGTCGTGCCTCCTCTCACCGTCGCCACCCTCTCCCCTCGTGTTCGAGCTTGAGCTCCCATTGGGATTAGTGGGCCACGAGCTTCTGTTGAAGCACAACGCAGGGGGCATCATCCACCTCCTCCCCCATGTCCCCGAGCCGCGACCTCCTCGTCCTGTTGTTGTTCACGCTCGTCCTGTTGTTGTAGCCTTTCGTGCCGCTCACCATTAGCCAGGAGCAGCCACCACTTTGCCGTATGACCTCTAGGTGCGCCATCCGCCAATCATTGCCCCCCTGCCCATGCATGGCGCGCTCTCCGGCATCTCAGTGGGCCGCGGGCTACCGCCGAAGCACATTGTCAAGAATCGCCAGGCAATTTGGTTGGTCATTCGGATTCAGACGCGCGGGAGGATaaggtgtgggagaaataagagCCGGTGCGGTGACAAGTTGAAGGggtgaggggggaaagaggaagTTGGGTGCATTCGTTCGCTTCGGCTCGCCATCAAACGATTCCAGAAGCTGCCGTGGAACTGGTCTTGCGCCAAGATTCGTGCAACCAGATCTGGCCGTCAAAAAGGCGTTCATTGAGAATATTTAAAATCTGACGTGAGATTTTTTATATTTTGAGAACTTCTATAATAGATCCATATCTTCTCGAGAGAGAAAAAAATGCACATGTGCTAGGCAGCTAGCCGGGAGCTGACCCTAGATAACGTCCTGCCGGAGAACTCGTCGCCCCCACCGAACTCCCCACGCGCAAAGCAGAGAGAGGAGAATCCCAAACCCCAGCGACGACCATGACTCCCCaagccctcctcctcctcctcctcgccgccgccgtcgccgtcgccgtcgcctccgCGGCCCCGGCGAACGGCGCGGCCAACGACCTCCTCCCCAAGTACGGCCTCCCCAAGGGCCTCATCCCGGACTCGGTCAGCTCCTACACCTTCGACGAGGCCACGGGCGACTTCGAGATCCACCTCGCGGGCACCTGCTACGTCCGCTTCGGCGACCACCTCGTCTACTACGAGAAGACCCTCCGCGGCTGCCTCTCCAAGGGGAGGATCACCGGCCTCGCCGGCATCCAGGCCAAGAAGCTCTTCCTCTGGGTCTCCGTCTCCGGCATCGTCGCGCACCCCGAGGAGGGCACCCTCGAGTTCCAGGTCGGCTTCGTCTCCGAGGAGCTCTCCGCCTCGCTCTTCGACCGGGTGCCCGTCTGCGGCGCCAGCGCCGGCGCGCAGCTCCGCGGCGTCGCCGGGGTCATCCAGGAGCTTGGCCTGCTCCCCGTAGCAGAGGTATGGGATTGAGATTCAGTCACTTTTTAGCGTTCCGCTGTTCAATTAGGCGCCTCGTTTCGCCATGAATTACATAGGGGGTCCAGACTTTGGAATCGGATCAGTATACTTGTTGTTTGATGCTGCTTGATATCATGATATGTGCACTTCGAACCCTGAATAGCCATTTATTCTGGCATAGATTGGGCGCTAGAATCTAAGATGTTTCGTTCTGAGCATTGCTTAGTTTTGTTCTGGAATTTTTAGGACGGTTGTGATTGGGGTGTGAGAACATTTAGTCGTAGTGGCACATACAATTTGGTGGTGTGGGGGCATGTCTTATTGTTTTGTTTTCATGATTGAGTGAAGCTGGTGTCAACCTCCTCTAATCAGTGATCATCTGGTGATTAAAATATATCGAGGATTTTTAGCGTGTATGAACAGTTTATGCTCTTTCCATATAATACTTCACCTACTGCCACCACACACCCAACAACTAATCTAGCAGCATGTCAACTTAGCTCACATCACTTCGTGCCACAACGTAACACCCGACCTGCATTGTAAGTTCCTAACCCGGAGTCATGTCTTACTAAAATGTGGTGCCTGTTGTCAAAATTAAAGGAGAGGGAACACCTTTGTTTTTTGGTGTTCAGGACTATAGTTGCCCTTGGCAGCAGCAATTTTGAAAGGGTTCATTTGTTAAGTAATGGTAAGAGAGAGAAGAGGGAACCTCTCGCTTTACTTAATCCCATTTAGAAAAACCTTATTTGTCCTTAATATGCACCACCTGAAGACAGAAGTACCCTGGTTTTGATATGTACCACTAAAAGATATTGGATTGCTTTAATAGCATCAACAGTTTGCAATCCTCTAAAACGTGACATTCTGTAATAGTCCGTTAATGGACtatcttttctttttatttttgttgaaagTTTAGACTATCTGATTTCCCTCTTGAATTCAGAAGAAAAATGATCTACTGCATGCGGTAGATGTATTTTTTCTCCCTGGCAAATTGTGATGTTTGTCCCAGTCTTGTGTCTAATATCGGTTGAAGTCTAGTAACTGTGTCCTGTGCTGGGTGACGCTTGATAGCATATTAGACACAAGACTGGGACAAACATCACAATTTGCCAGGGAGAAAAAATACATCTACCGCATGCTGCCAGATGGCCACTAATGGAGCTGTTGATGGTCAACGACAGTGGATGTTGTTGACTCACTGCCTAATAGGGTCTCTAGCAAACAATATTGAGTATTGACACTATGTACTTAATTCACACAAAAAATTGTCATAGAATAAAATCAAATCTACTATGCACGTCTGACCAAATAACATTTCCGTTCACTACACCAACTGCCCCTTGATCTACAAGTGGCACACCCCATGTTTGCAAGACTGCAAGTCTCAAGAGGCGTGAACTAGAGGGTTAAGGTGTGTGGGAGGGAGGGTCAGCATGAAGAGCATATGCAACATGGATCATAACTTCATAAGGAGAAGAGGATTGGCAGATGATTGGGAATCCTGAGGTGGCCAGTGAGGCTTCCAGGGAATTTTGCGCAGAGATGCACTGCACATCGTTCCTTTTTGGCGAGAAGGTGGTGCAAACTGGCAAACGACAGTCCAGCTTGCAAAATGTAGCCGTACATCGCAATATCAATATGCCTGTGAATCTGTGATCCTGCGCACTGCTCAAGGGTGAAAGAAGAAGTTTGTAGCATCACAACCTGAGGGTTAAAGGACAATAGGAAACATATGGAAGAGATGCATAGTAAGATTGGTAACAGCTGAGAACAAATTGGTATATTGAAGAGAACTGTGAACTTTGGTGGTATTTAAGTGAACCAATGTGTTAGGATGGTACGTACAAAAAACAGAGAACTTTTGGTGTTATATATCCAATCTTGGTTTAAAGAACAGGAAATTAAAGAGATCAGATGACGGATGAGGGCTGGAGATAGTGCCATGATGGGAACATTGTAGTGAGGACTTTCTAGAGGTCTTCCTGTGCTACACTAATACTAGGACTGATTTACATATTAGATCTCCCACACTATGGTATTCTTTATCCTTTACGTACATCCTCTATGATTCTAAAAGCAAACCATGTACCTAATACTTATCCTTGTTACACCATTTGTGTCATCAATCTTCCTGGGAGGCTAGGACTGGGAGTATCATATCAGAAGCCACCTACACGAGCGAGATCTTTTGAATACGTCTTATCCTGTGTGGTGACCTTACTGACCTACTTTTTTAAATGTGATTTATGTTTTGAGAACTTTAAGTAGAGAACACTTAGGAAATTTAAAACCGCCAGAAAAGCAAGATTGTGAATATAGCGTTCTCTTGGGATGCATTCTTACTAAGTACAAATATGGATATACACTAGAGATATGAAAAGGGCATGTTGGCTACTTACATGCCCAAAAAGTTGTTAACTACTTAAGCGGAACATAGTTATTATTATTCGATGGAGTTGAACTACCAGTGGAACATAGTTACTATTATTATCATTTTAGTAATGATTATTGTTATGCCCTGTTATCTTTTTGGGGTTGGATCCCAGCATTGCAAATGACCTAGACATTTTCACCAGAAATTGTAAATTTCATGGTTGTGTACCACAGTATTAAAAAGAAAAGATTTACTAGAAGGAACCATATATAAGCTAAATCACTGAGGGCCTATATAAGCTAAATCATGTGTGCAAGTGGCTAAATAAGACTACAACTTCTGTCGGGAACCACGTCCCAATAATTTGAGAACACTTCCATGTTATTATAAGTGGTGTCATGCCTGAACATTCTCTCGAAATGTCTGATCTGAAAACAGATTATGGCGCATACTGCATGGTTCGATTGAACCCTTGTAGGGGATTAGCTCTGATTATTGTCAAATGACAGTTAGGTATGCTGCGACTTCTCGTCGAAATGCTCATCTAGTAGTATTACGCTAGATACATACCTATTGCTGAAACAAGTGCTCATTTGTTTTGGATATACCGACTCTTCTGTTTATCGAGTGCCGTGAGGCCTTTTGACATGTTGATTGTAATAGATGGATGCACTGTTGGTAGAATATGTAGGATGAAAGAGCGATCAATGTATTCACCTTCGTTGTAAAAGTCTGGATGCCATCATCGGTAGTCATTTACAGCTTTATAGTCAGCCAATATATTGTTTGTCCCATCTCCGAGGATCCAAACTTGAAACCAATGATTCTATGCCTCATATGTCAAACTCTACTCGGTGGTACGTATTTGAAGGTCCTTTTTCTTGTTACCTTTGCAGGCTTGAGCTTGGAGCTGGGCGTTCGTTCCACTTGCAGCAAATTCTCCTTGGATCCTGGGGTGGTGTTACACGAGTAATAATAATATGTCGGGAGCCTTATTTAGCTCAGGGAGAGAGGTTCTGCGGTGCTGTGCTGTTGATCTTTGTACTACGTGTATGTGGTCTGCTGTCTGGTTAGTGAACACGGATTCTCTGTAGAATTGTACATCCGTTTGCTGCGACTGGAACCTGTGTAAAAATGTACATGTGGTTTCGTGTGGTTTGTTTCATGGAGCAGTACTATTTTTTATATTAAAAAAACTCGTTCTACATTTGGTGCGTTTAAGCCgttctttgttttcatttttttgagGGGTTGTTTTCGTTTTTCTGAGATGAGAGGATCATGCTAAGTAAAACAGGTGTAGCACAGGCCGTTTGGAAAACCCAACGAACGTCTCTGGGAATAACGACGTGGCATTCCTTTACTGCGTCAAATTGACGCACAAAGGCATGGGCCGGCCCAATTAGCTTCTGTTTCTTTTTTATCTATGAAAATCGTACTTAAATTTCAAAAATGTCCACGTTCTTTAAAGATATTTAGACTTCTCtaaatgttcacaaattttaaaattttggaaTTAAAGAAGTGTTCATAAATTTTATAAAATGTTGATTTCTTAAAATATGCggaattttcaaaaaaaaataacGAAAGCATTCAGCAAAGTGTTCACATTTTTTCCCAAAAATGTTTTATCTAAAAAAATTCACTTTTTTTGGAAAAACGACCAAAAACTAGAAAAAAACGAAGAAGTAAAAAAAACACTAGCAGTCAGAATGGACATGCTCGCTCTAGCAGCTTACCCTGAAATGGACGGCCCAGCCATGGTCGCCCGTGTGCGTCACCCTTACTATTTGACGCAAAGAAACTATGTTTGCTCGATGGTTAGGAAATTTTATTATGGCAACGTATCATGTGAAAACGGTTGTTCAGTGAAAATCTGAAAACTTTACCTCCTAGCCATCAGATCTAAAATGGACGGATTACGTGAGAGGTGGAATTCCCCTTAGCCACTTAAACGTCTTTCACCAAAAAAAACCTCACATGTCTTAATCTACCTGTACGACTTCATCCCCTACCGATCTAATTTCTGATAAAACAAATCACCGCCAACCTCGCCGGAGACCAGACGCCCGCGACCAACACTTTCTGCGAGCGTGCCGGGGTGGGACCAATGGCTGTGGCTACAGCTTCAACATGAGACAGCCAACGCGCGGAGCTGATTTGGACTTTGCAAATGGTAGGAAAGTGGGATTGGACCAATATTGCTCGGATTGCAGATGATACTTTGTTTGGAATCCATCCTAGGCAGTCAGCCTTTTCCAATCAGAGCCCTTGAGAAACTTCTTACTATCAATTTCAGTTTTAGTACAATTAGTGGCTGCGAGCTCCTGAGGAAAGGACGCATGTCAGTTGAAAGGAAATATCGCCTCTCTTGTTATCTCGGTGATTTGTTTTACGAGGGATTAGATCAGACAGGAGGTAGGGGATGAAGTCATA is a genomic window containing:
- the LOC125530987 gene encoding uncharacterized protein LOC125530987 is translated as MTPQALLLLLLAAAVAVAVASAAPANGAANDLLPKYGLPKGLIPDSVSSYTFDEATGDFEIHLAGTCYVRFGDHLVYYEKTLRGCLSKGRITGLAGIQAKKLFLWVSVSGIVAHPEEGTLEFQVGFVSEELSASLFDRVPVCGASAGAQLRGVAGVIQELGLLPVAEA